The proteins below come from a single Caulobacter flavus genomic window:
- a CDS encoding aldo/keto reductase, translating into MSNPTPGVRSGDVAIPAIGLGTYQLENGVAQTVTEKALELGYRHVDTAQIYGNEQDVGAALAATGVPRGEIFVTTKVWIDKFAEGDLQRSVDESLRKLRVDQVDLLLLHWPKPKPALAETIAALNAVKADGRARAIGLSNFPSALMQEAAALSEAPLATNQVEYHPYLSQKTLRATADKLGASITAWSPLAQGKVGDDPVLKAIGDKYGKAPGQVTLRWQVQQGVVTIPRTKNPARLEENFAIFDFELTDEEMARVYGLARPDGRIGDWIDAAFRWDVE; encoded by the coding sequence ATGTCGAACCCCACCCCCGGCGTCCGTTCGGGCGACGTCGCGATCCCCGCCATCGGCCTGGGCACCTACCAGCTGGAGAACGGTGTGGCCCAGACGGTGACCGAGAAGGCGCTGGAGCTCGGCTATCGCCACGTCGACACCGCCCAGATCTACGGCAACGAGCAGGACGTCGGCGCGGCCCTGGCGGCGACCGGCGTGCCGCGCGGCGAGATCTTCGTCACCACCAAGGTGTGGATCGACAAGTTCGCCGAGGGCGACCTGCAGCGCTCGGTCGACGAGAGCCTGAGGAAGCTGCGCGTCGACCAGGTGGACCTGCTGCTGCTGCACTGGCCCAAGCCCAAGCCGGCGCTGGCCGAGACCATCGCGGCGCTGAACGCGGTGAAGGCCGACGGCCGCGCGCGGGCGATCGGCCTGTCGAACTTCCCCTCGGCGCTGATGCAGGAGGCTGCCGCCCTGTCGGAGGCCCCGCTGGCCACCAACCAGGTCGAGTACCACCCCTATCTGTCGCAGAAGACCCTGCGGGCGACCGCCGACAAGCTGGGCGCCTCGATCACCGCCTGGTCGCCGCTGGCCCAGGGCAAGGTCGGCGATGACCCGGTGCTGAAGGCGATCGGCGACAAGTACGGCAAGGCCCCAGGCCAGGTGACCCTGCGCTGGCAGGTGCAGCAGGGCGTGGTCACCATCCCGCGCACCAAGAACCCCGCCCGCCTGGAAGAGAACTTCGCGATCTTCGACTTCGAACTGACGGATGAGGAGATGGCGCGGGTCTACGGCCTGGCCCGTCCCGACGGCCGGATCGGCGACTGGATCGACGCGGCGTTCAGGTGGGATGTGGAGTAA
- a CDS encoding MmcQ/YjbR family DNA-binding protein yields the protein MSIIYDEVRAFALALPLVADGTSYGYPCLKANGKFLTRLKEDGDTLVLPGVPFDEREMLVEAAPEVFYVTDHYRNYPIVLARLSAVEAGTVKRLLERQWRACVPKKVLKAHDERGGAPISG from the coding sequence TATGACGAGGTCCGCGCCTTCGCTCTGGCCCTGCCGCTGGTCGCCGACGGGACGTCCTACGGCTATCCCTGCCTCAAGGCGAACGGCAAGTTCCTGACCCGGCTTAAGGAGGACGGCGACACCCTGGTGCTGCCGGGCGTGCCGTTCGACGAGCGCGAGATGCTGGTCGAGGCCGCGCCCGAGGTCTTCTACGTCACCGACCACTACCGCAACTATCCGATCGTGCTGGCGCGGCTGTCGGCGGTGGAGGCCGGCACGGTCAAGCGCCTGCTCGAGCGACAATGGCGCGCCTGCGTGCCGAAAAAGGTGCTCAAGGCCCATGACGAACGGGGCGGGGCGCCTATATCCGGCTGA